The genomic DNA GACGCGAACCGCATCCGTTCGGACGCGGCCGAACAGGCGGACACCCTCATCACCGAGGTGACGGCGGAGGCGGAGCGGCTCACGGCGGAGACCAACGTCGAGGCCGAGCGCGTACGGGCCGAGTCCGTGGCCAAGGCCGAGAAGCTCATCTCGGACGCGACCGGGGACGCGGAGCGGCTGCGTGCCGAGGCCGCCGAGACGGTCGGTTCCGCGCAGCAGCACGCCGAGCGGATCCGCAGCGAGTCCCAGCGGCTGAAGGCCGACGCCGAGGCGGAGGCCGAGCGGGTGACCACGGCCGCGCGCGCGGAGGCCGAGCGGACGCTGGACGAGGCCCGCAAGGACGCCAACAAGCGGCGCTCCGAAGCGGCCGAGCAGGTCGACACGCTCATCACGGAGACGGCCGCCGAGGCGGACAAGCTGATCTCCGAGGCTCGGCAGACCGCGCAGAAGACCACGGCGGACGCCGAGGGCCAGGCCGACACGATGGTGGGTGTCGCTCGGAACGAGGCGGAGCGGCTGGTCTCGGAGGCGACGGTCGAGGGCAACTCCCGGGTGGAGCGGGCCCGTACGGACGCGGACGAGCTGCTCGTCGGCGCCCGCCGGGACGCGACCGCGATCAGGGAGCGCGCGGAGGAGCTGCGCGACCGCATCACGAGCGAGATCGAGGAGCTGCACGAGCGGGCGCGGCGCGAGTCGGCCGAGACGATGAAGTCGGCGGGCGAGCGGTGCGACGCGCTGGTGAAGGCCGCCGAGGGCCAGCTCGCCGAGGCGGAGGCGAAGGCGAAGGACCTGGTCGCGGAGGCCAATTCCGAGGCGAGCAAGGTACGCATCGCCGCCGTGAAGAAGGCCGAGGGGCTCCTCAAGGAGGCCGAGCAGAAGAAGGCCAGCCTCATCTCGGAGGCCGAGCAGATCAAGGTCGAGGCGATCCGTGAGGCGCGGGCCGCCGTCGAGGAGGGCAAGCGGGAGCTGGAGGTCCTGGTGCGCCGGCGCGAGGACATCAATGCGGAGATCTCCCGTGTCCAGGACGTCCTGGAAGCGTTGGAGTCTTTTGAGGCCCCGTCCGGCGGCAAGGACGGAGGCGTCAAGGCGGGTGCCGCAGCGGGCGCGACTCGTTCGGGTGGCAAGGTGTCAGAAGGCTAGCCAGAGGTGTCGATTCTGTGCTTGCCGGGAGGTTTAACACAGCTCCTGGCAAGCGCTCCGACAGTTAGCCACCCAAAAGGAGTGTCATTCTCCAGATCAAACACGCATCCGCTCGATGACACGCCGCTTTGACCCCTAGGATTCCTTCTATCACCTCACCGGTCTCATTCGACAGGAACCCCATGAGCGACACTTCCCCCTACGGCTTCGAGCTTGTCCGGCGTGGGTACGACCGCGCTCAGGTGGACGAACGCATCTCGAAGCTCGTCTCCGACCGTGACAGCGCTCTGGCCCGTATCACTGCTCTGGAAAAGCGCATTGAGGAACTCCACCTCGAAACGCAGAACGCCCAGGCCCAGGTCACCGACGCCGAGCCGTCGTACGCGGGTCTCGGCGCGCGCGTCGAGAAGATCCTCCGCCTCGCCGAGGAGGAGGCGAAGGACCTGCGCGAGGAGGCCCGTCGCGCTTCGGAGCAGCACCGTGAGCTCGCCGAGTCGGCGGCCCAGCAGGTGCGCAACGACGCAGAATCGTTCGCTGCGGACCGCAAGTCCAAGGCGGAGGACGAGGGCGTCCGGATCGTCGAGAAGGCCAAGAGCGACGCCTCCCAGCTGCGCCAGGAGGCGCAGAAGGACGCGCAGTCGAAGCGGGAGGAGGCGGACGCCCTCTTCGAGGAGACCCGCGCCAAGGCCGCGCAGGCCGCCGCCGACTTCGAGACGAACCTGGCCAAGCGCCGCGAGCAGTCCGAGCGCGACCTGGCCTCGCGTCAGGCCAAGGCCGAGAAGCGTCTCGCGGAGATCGAGCACCGCGCGGAGCAGCTGCGCCTGGAGGCCGAGAAGCTGCGTACGGACGCCGAGCGCCGCGCCCGCCAGACGGTGGAGACGGCTCAGCGCCAGGCCGAGGACATCGTGGCCGACGCGAACGCCAAGGCCGACCGCATCCGCTCGGAATCCGAGCGCGAGCTGGCCGCCCTCACCAACCGCCGCGACTCGATCAACGCGCAGCTCACGAACGTCCGCGAGATGCTCGCGACACTCACGGGCGCGGCGGTGGCCGCGGCCGGCACGCCGTCGACCGACGACGAGCCGATCTCGCGCGGGGTTCCGGCCCAGCAGTCCCGGTAACACCTGAGCACCGCGCTCATCGAGCGCACCGGCACAGCCCCCCGCCACTCCGGTGGCAGGGGGCTTTGTCCCGTTCTAGCGTGAGCGCATGATCGAGCTGGACGGGCTGACCAAGCGGTACGGCGAGAAGTTGGCGGTCGACGACCTCACCTTCTCCGTCGAGCCGGGCATCGTGACGGGCTTCCTCGGCCCCAACGGTGCCGGGAAGTCCACCACCATGCGCATGATGCTCGGGCTCGACCGTCCCACCGCGGGTGACGTCCTGATCGACGGGCGGCATTACGACCGTCTCAAGAACCCGCTCAAGTACATCGGCGCCCTGCTGGACGCCAAGGCGATGCACGGCGGGCGCAGCGCCTTCAACCACCTGCTGTGCCTCGCGCAGAGCAACGGCATCCCCAAGGCGCGGGTGCACGAGGTCCTCGACATGGTCGGGCTGACCGCGGTCGCGAAGAAGAAGGCGAAGGGCTTCTCCTTCGGCATGGGGCAGCGGCTCGGCATCGCGGGTGCGCTGCTCGGCGATCCGCGGATCCTGATGTTCGACGAGCCCGTCAACGGTCTCGACCCCGAGGGCATCCACTGGATCCGCAACCTGATGAAATCGCTGGCCTCGCAGGGCCGTACGGTCTTCGTCTCGTCCCATCTGATGAGCGAGATGGCGCTGACCGCCGACCATCTCGTCGTGATCGGCCAGGGCCGGCTGCTCGCCGACACGTCCATGGCCGACTTCATCCAGCAGAACTCGCGGTCGTACGTCCGGATCCGTTCTCCTCAGCGCGAGCGGCTCCTCGACGTGCTGCACGGGGCGGGGATCACGGTCGTCGAGACCGGCGGCGGCACGCTGGAGGTGGACGGCGGCAAGTCCGAGCTCATCGGCGAGCTGGCCGCCGGGCACCAGATCGTGCTGCACGAGCTGAGCCCCCAGCAGGCTTCCCTGGAAGAGGCGTTCATGCGGCTGACCGCGGAGTCGGTGGAGTACCACGCGCATCCG from Streptomyces avermitilis MA-4680 = NBRC 14893 includes the following:
- a CDS encoding ATP-binding cassette domain-containing protein, producing MIELDGLTKRYGEKLAVDDLTFSVEPGIVTGFLGPNGAGKSTTMRMMLGLDRPTAGDVLIDGRHYDRLKNPLKYIGALLDAKAMHGGRSAFNHLLCLAQSNGIPKARVHEVLDMVGLTAVAKKKAKGFSFGMGQRLGIAGALLGDPRILMFDEPVNGLDPEGIHWIRNLMKSLASQGRTVFVSSHLMSEMALTADHLVVIGQGRLLADTSMADFIQQNSRSYVRIRSPQRERLLDVLHGAGITVVETGGGTLEVDGGKSELIGELAAGHQIVLHELSPQQASLEEAFMRLTAESVEYHAHPQGPPQDWGDAWKKGA
- a CDS encoding cellulose-binding protein → MSDTSPYGFELVRRGYDRAQVDERISKLVSDRDSALARITALEKRIEELHLETQNAQAQVTDAEPSYAGLGARVEKILRLAEEEAKDLREEARRASEQHRELAESAAQQVRNDAESFAADRKSKAEDEGVRIVEKAKSDASQLRQEAQKDAQSKREEADALFEETRAKAAQAAADFETNLAKRREQSERDLASRQAKAEKRLAEIEHRAEQLRLEAEKLRTDAERRARQTVETAQRQAEDIVADANAKADRIRSESERELAALTNRRDSINAQLTNVREMLATLTGAAVAAAGTPSTDDEPISRGVPAQQSR